In Acipenser ruthenus chromosome 15, fAciRut3.2 maternal haplotype, whole genome shotgun sequence, a genomic segment contains:
- the LOC117416672 gene encoding cyclin-K-like: MKENKENSTPVTSLDHIKPCWYWDKKDLAHTPSQSEGLDPATEARYRREGARFIFDVGTRLGLHYDTLATGIIYFHRFYMFHSFKQFPRYVTGACCLFLAGKVEETPKKCKDIIKTARSLLNDVQFAQFGDDPKEEVMVLERILLQTIKFDLQVEHPYQFLLRYAKQLKGDKNKLQKLVQMAWTFVNDSLCTMLSLQWEPEIIAVAVMYLAGRLCKFEIQEWASKQMYRKWWEQFVQDVPVELLEDICHQILDLYSQGKQPIPQQIQEKEKIMPTLQQLQALAQAQGQNSGQSQLGQQAKKASPQSSPPKQLKRPHVGSPKDESKVSEQVVSKIPRLETPLPPLPSVQPPPDRKPPPVVSAPVGEADLAVTGDSIEIPKGPVPPPPHQAPVHQPPPLPHRPPPPPPSSYIMGMSTSSSYMSGEGYQSLQSMMKTEGPSYGAMPPSYGPPMPYHPHVYPPNPPPPVPPPSANYPPPNLPPPSPAYPPPGYNHNYPPPPRLPPGHGVPPPGLGIPPANYPPHPGPPGGQPQVPPLPPPGMPPVGGMSRGGWMR; encoded by the exons ATGAAGGAAAATAAGGAGAACTCCACTCCTGTGACAAGCCTGGACCACATAAAACCATGCTGGTACTGGGACAAGAAGGATCTTGCTCATACCCCCTCCCAGTCTGAAGGTCTTGATCCAGCAACAGAGGCCAGATACCGCCGGGAGGGAGCAAGATTCATATTTGATGTGGGAACCCGCTTGGGGCT ACACTATGACACACTGGCAACTGGGATTATCTACTTTCATCGTTTTTATATGTTTCATTCCTTCAAACAGTTTCCAAGATAT GTCACTGGGGCTTGCTGTCTGTTTCTAGCTGGAAAGGTAGAAGAAACTCCTAAGAAATGTAAAGATATCATCAAAACGGCTCGCAGTTTACTAAATGATGTTCAGTTTGCACAGTTTGGAGATGACCCAAAG GAGGAAGTAATGGTGCTGGAGAGAATACTGCTGCAGACAATAAAGTTTGACTTGCAGGTGGAACATCCTTACCAGTTCCTCCTACGATATGCAAAACAACTTAAAG GGGACAAAAACAAACTACAGAAGCTGGTGCAAATGGCCTGGACATTTGTAAATGACag CTTGTGCACCATGCTGTCCCTGCAGTGGGAGCCAGAGATAATTGCTGTAGCTGTAATGTATCTTGCTGGCCGGTTGTGTAAGTTTGAGATCCAGGAGTGGGCATCGAAACAGATGTACCGTAAATGGTGGGAGCAGTTTGTACAAGATGTTCCAGTTGAACTGTTGGAAG ACATTTGCCATCAGATCCTTGATCTTTACTCCCAGGGGAAACAGCCAATTCCCCAGCAGATCCAGGAGAAAGAGAAAATCATGCCAACTCTCCAGCAGCTACAGGCACTAGCACAGGCACAAGGCCAGAACTCTGGGCAAAGTCAGTTGGGACAACAGGCCAAGAAAGCCTCCCCACAATCCAGTCCTCCAAAACAGCTGAAAAGACCACAT GTTGGATCCCCTAAGGATGAAAGCAAGGTATCAG AGCAAGTGGTTTCTAAAATTCCCAGACTGGAGACACCACTGCCACCACTACCAAGCGTGCAGCCCCCACCAG ATCGCAAGCCTCCTCCGGTAGTGTCTGCGCCTGTGGGAGAGGCCGATTTGGCTGTGACTGGCGATTCCATTGAAATACCAAAAGGACCAGTTCCCCCTCCTCCTCACCAAGCTCCGGTTCATCAGCCACCCCCACTACCTCACCGCCCGCCCCCTCCACCCCCATCCAGCTATATCATGGGCATGTCTACATCAAGCTCTTACATGTCTGGGGAGGGCTATCAAAGTCTACAGTCCATGATGAAGACAGAAGGACCCTCTTATGGAGCCATGCCTCCCTCGTATGGACCGCCAATGCCGTACCACCCACATGTTTACCCTCCTAATCCACCACCCCCAGTGCCCCCTCCTTCAGCAAACTACCCCCCTCCGAACCTCCCACCTCCATCTCCTGCCTACCCACCACCTGGATACAACCACAACTATCCTCCCCCTCCTCGGTTGCCCCCAGGCCATGGTGTGCCACCTCCAGGGTTGGGCATCCCTCCTGCCAACTACCCACCGCATCCTGGCCCTCCAGGTGGGCAGCCACAGGTCCCTCCTTTGCCACCACCTGGCATGCCCCCAGTAGGAGGTATGAGTCGTGGAGGTTGGATGAGATAA